In Bombina bombina isolate aBomBom1 chromosome 6, aBomBom1.pri, whole genome shotgun sequence, a single genomic region encodes these proteins:
- the LOC128662644 gene encoding cold shock domain-containing protein E1, whose product MSFDPNLLHNNSHNGYPNGTSDLRETGVIEKLLTSYGFIQCSERQARLFFRCSQYNGNLQELKVGDDVEFEVSSDRRTGKPIAVKLVKIKLEIMPEERINGQVVCAVPHNLESKSPAAPGQSPSGSVCYERNGEVFYLTYTPEDVDGNVQLETGDKISFIIETNKHTGAVSARNIMLMMKRKQMRCQGVVCAMKEAFGFIERGDVVKEIFFHYSEFKGDLEALQPGDDVEFTIKDRNGKEVATDVRLLPQRTVIFEDISIEHFEGTVTKVIPKVPNKNQNDPLPGRIKVDFVIPKELPFGDKDTKSKVTLLEGDRVRFNISTDRRDKLERATNIEVLPDTFQYTDESREMDVSAQRNHAIRIKKLPKGTVSFHTQSDHRFVGIVEKEAISTNTKSSSPNKGKEKECEEGIISYEDCGIRLTVSYHLKDIEGSSAPQLGDKVEFSICEAKRTGQQSAVSMKVLGRNSNSKRFFGFVATLKDNFGLIETANHDKEIFFHYSEYSGDVDKLELGDMVEYCLSKGKGNKVSADRVSKVHQVNGENDDVDPMVYWGKVIRPLRSVDPTQTEYQGMIELLEEDKQNITEETPEEAENAENETSMESSKPADMKGSLMPFGIVGMCNKADCLQKGETVKFQMCVLGQNGQTMACNIEPLHRGTVECVKDQFGFINYEVGDSKKLFFHVKEIQDGIDLQSGDEVEFSVILNQRSGKCSACNVKLLSKGPELVAAPRPDRLVSRLKSITLDDASAPRLMVLRQPKGPDNTKGFGVERKIRQTGAID is encoded by the coding sequence ATGAGCTTTGACCCAAACCTTCTCCACAACAATAGCCATAATGGGTACCCAAATGGTACTTCAGATCTGCGTGAAACGGGCGTTATAGAAAAACTGCTGACATCCTATGGCTTTATTCAGTGTTCAGAACGTCAGGCAAGACTCTTCTTTCGCTGTTCACAATATAATGGAAACCTTCAAGAGCTCAAAGTGGGAGATGATGTGGAATTTGAAGTGTCATCTGACAGAAGAACTGGTAAACCAATTGCAGTCAAGTTAGTAAAGATAAAACTGGAAATTATGCCTGAAGAAAGAATAAATGGACAGGTTGTTTGTGCTGTGCCTCACAACTTGGAAAGCAAGTCTCCAGCTGCTCCTGGTCAGAGCCCCTCCGGAAGTGTATGCTACGAGCGTAATGGGGAGGTGTTTTATCTAACTTACACACCTGAAGACGTGGATGGTAATGTTCAACTTGAAACTGGAGACAAAATAAGTTTTATAATTGAAACTAATAAACATACCGGTGCTGTTAGTGCTCGTAACATTATGCTGATGATGAAGAGGAAGCAAATGCGCTGCCAAGGAGTGGTTTGTGCTATGAAGGAAGCCTTTGGATTCATTGAGAGGGGAGATGTTGTCAAAGAAATATTCTTTCACTACAGCGAATTTAAGGGGGACCTAGAAGCATTGCAGCCTGGTGATGATGTGGAGTTTACCATCAAGGACCGGAATGGTAAGGAGGTGGCTACAGATGTGAGACTTTTGCCACAAAGAACTGTTATTTTTGAAGATATAAGCATTGAACACTTTGAAGGAACAGTTACCAAAGTTATACCAAAAGTACCCAACAAAAATCAGAATGATCCTTTACCTGGACGTATTAAAGTAGACTTTGTGATACCTAAAGAGCTCCCATTTGGGGACAAAGACACAAAGTCAAAGGTGACCCTTTTGGAAGGGGATAGAGTAAGATTCAACATCTCCACTGACCGCCGTGACAAATTAGAACGTGCAACAAATATAGAAGTTCTCCCCGATACCTTTCAGTACACCGATGAGTCAAGAGAAATGGATGTATCTGCTCAGAGAAATCATGCCATAAGAATTAAAAAGCTCCCTAAGGGCACAGTCTCATTTCATACTCAGTCAGATCATCGTTTTGTTGGTATTGTAGAAAAAGAAGCCATCAGTACCAACACAAAATCAAGCAGTCCCAACAAAGGCAAGGAAAAGGAGTGTGAAGAAGGTATCATCTCATACGAAGATTGTGGAATCCGACTGACAGTGTCTTACCATCTTAAGGATATTGAAGGATCATCTGCTCCACAGCTTGGAGACAAAGTTGAGTTTAGCATTTGCGAAGCCAAAAGAACTGGTCAACAGAGCGCAGTTTCAATGAAAGTTCTTGGTCGGAACTCCAACTCAAAACGATTTTTTGGTTTTGTGGCCACCTTGAAAGATAATTTTGGATTAATCGAAACGGCAAACCATGATAAAGAAATATTCTTTCATTACAGTGAGTATTCCGGTGATGTGGATAAACTTGAACTGGGAGACATGGTTGAATACTGCTTGTCAAAAGGAAAGGGCAACAAGGTCAGCGCTGATAGAGTTTCAAAGGTACATCAAGTTAATGGAGAAAATGACGACGTGGATCCAATGGTGTACTGGGGTAAAGTAATCAGACCCCTTAGGAGCGTTGACCCTACACAGACTGAATATCAGGGCATGATTGAGCTTTTAGAAGAGGATAAGCAGAACATAACAGAGGAAACTCCTGAAGAAGCTGAGAATGCAGAAAATGAGACCAGCATGGAGTCCAGTAAACCAGCTGACATGAAAGGCAGTCTTATGCCTTTTGGCATTGTGGGGATGTGCAATAAAGCAGATTGCTTACAGAAAGGAGAAACTGTCAAGTTTCAGATGTGTGTTCTGGGTCAGAATGGACAGACAATGGCTTGTAACATTGAGCCTCTCCACAGGGGTACTGTGGAATGTGTGAAAGATCAGTTTGGTTTTATAAACTATGAAGTAGGTGACAGCAAAAAGCTTTTCTTCCACGTGAAGGAGATCCAGGATGGTATTGATCTACAGTCTGGGGATGAAGTAGAATTTTCAGTGATTCTTAATCAGCGTTCTGGGAAATGCAGTGCCTGTAATGTTAAGCTTTTGAGCAAAGGTCCAGAATTGGTAGCAGCCCCTCGTCCTGACAGATTAGTAAGCCGGTTAAAGAGCATAACCCTTGATGATGCCAGTGCTCCCCGTCTCATGGTACTACGTCAGCCAAAAGGTCCAGATAACACAAAGGGATTTGGTGTAGAGAGAAAGATCCGTCAAACTGGAGCCATCGACTAA